The region CAGTCCCCCGGACGGGGCCGCGGGCGCGCTGAGGGATCAGGCGGACACAGATATGTCCAAATGTCCCCCGTCTGTGCTCATTCGTACTAGGCTTGCCGGGTATGAAGGTCCTGGCGGACGGCACCCTGCCTGCCGATGTGACGAGTTTGGTGGGGCGCCGCACAGAGGTCGCCGAGCTGAAGAAGGTGCTGTCCGAGGCTCGCTTGGTGACGCTGTCCGGCGTGGGCGGCGTCGGGAAGACCCGTCTGGCGATGCAGGTGTCGCGGGAGGTCCACCGGGCGTTCCCGGACGGGGTGCACTGGGTGTCCCTTGCGGAAGTCGGCGAGCCGGGGCTGGTGGGGCTGACCACGATGGCAGCGGTCGGCGTACACACGATGGGCTCCGATGCCATCGCGGCGTTGATCGACTTCCTACGCGGCAAACGGTTACTGCTGGTGTTGGACAATTGCGAGCACCTGGTCGATGCATGCGCGGAGCTGGTGGCGGCCCTCCTGCGGGCGTGCCCGGGAGTGCGGGTGCTGGCCACCAGCAGGGAAGTGCTCGACATCGCGGGCGAGCGCTCGTTCGTCGTGCCGCCGCTGTCCGCGCCGGGAGCCGACGACCCGACGGCCAGGCACGGTGGTGATATGACCGATGCGGTGGAACTCTTCGCGGAGCGAGCCGCGGCGGCGGCCCCGGGGTTCGAGCTCACGGCGGACAACGAGCAGGCGGTGGCGGCCTTGTGCCGACACCTGGACGGCCTGCCGCTGGCCATCGAACTCGCCGCCGTCCGCATGCGGGTCCTGACCGTGGACGAGCTACTGGCTCGTCAGGGCGAACGCTACGAACTCCTCAGCGCGCAGGGCCGGGGGCTGCTGCCGAGGCAGCAGTCCCTGCGAGCGACGGTGGACTGGAGCTTCGAACTCTGTTCGCCGCAGGAGCGGCTGCTGTGGGCCCGGCTGTCGGTATTCGTCGGCGGCTGCGACCTCGCCGCCGCCGAAATCGTCTGCGCCGGCGAGGGCCTCACGCGGTCCGCGGTGCTCGACGCCATGACGGGCCTGGTCGAGAAATCCGTCCTGATGCGGGAGGAGGCACAGGGCCGAGTCCGGTACCAGATGCTTGAGACGATCCGTCAGTACGGCCGCGAGCAGCTGCAGACGACCGGCGAAGGGGCAGAACTGCGTCGCCGGCACCGGGACCGCTACCTCGAACTGGCGGAACGGGTGAAGGAGCAGTGGTGGTTCGGTCCGGGGCAGGTGGCCCTGTTCTCGTCCACCCGGGAAGAGCACGCGAATCTCCGTGCGGCGATGGAGTACTCCCTGACCGAGCCCGGCCAGGCCGGGGCGGGCACGCGTATGGCCGGAGCACTGTGGATCTACTGGATTGTGTGCGGTCTGCCGCACGAGGGCACGCTCTGGCTGGAGCGCGCACTGGCCTGCGAGACCGAGCCAGGCTGGCAACGGGCCGAGGCCCTCTGGGCAGCGAGCCTCGTCAGCGCTTACGGCGGAAACCCGGGCCCGGCAACGGTGGAAGAGATCCTCGCCATGATGGCGGAGTGCCAAGCCCTGGCCGAGCAACTGGGCGACCCGGCCTTCCTGGCCCACGCGACCTACCTTTCGGGATTCGCGCAGCTTCGCGGTAGCGACCCGTTGCAAGGCTTCACCATGCTCACGGAGGGTATCGAGCTGGAACGAGCCCTCGGCGAAGCAAATCCCCACCTGAGCTTCGCCCAGTTCCTCCTCACCATCGCCGCCACCCTGGGCAACCTCGGCGACATGGTCACGGACATCGGTGGGGAGGCCCTCAACGCCTGCCGGGCCCGCGGCGACGAGTGGTTGCAGTCCTGGATCGTCCTGCTCATCGGAATGGTCGGCGTGCTGAACGACCGTGAGGAGGCGCCAGGCCAGCTGCGTGAAGCGATCCGGCTCAAGCAGCCGTTCCGCGAGCTGCTGGGCATCGGAAGCGCCGTCGAGTTCCTGGCCTGGTGCGCGATGACCGACAGGGACATCAAGCTGGCTGCGAAACTTTTCGGCGCCGTCACGGTGTTCCTGAAGCCCCTTGGACTCGACATGGAGCAGTTCGTTCTCCAGGGTGAGTGGAGCGATCACCGTAATCACGAGTGGGTTGTGCAGCAGGCCAAGGACGCCTTGGGCGAGGCTGCCTACCTTCGGGCTTTTCGCAGCGGCACCCGCCTCACCCAGGACGAAGCCATCGCCCTCGCCCTCGGAGAGGAGAGCCGGCCCGAACAGGCCACGGCAGCCCCCCGTACGGCATTGCTGACTCGACGGGAAGTACAGATCGCCGACCTGCTCGCCGAAGGCCTGTCCAACAAGGAGATCGCCGACCGGCTGGTCATTGCTCAGCGCACCGCCGAAACGCACGTCGCGAGCATCCTCACCAAACTCGGCCTCACCTCTCGCTCCCAGGTCGCCATCTGGGTCACCAGGCAGCGCGGCACGGGGGCGGAATGATCCGAGGGAGACCAGGCATTTCGGTGTCCTGTCTCGGAGCCGACGCCCTTCGGACGTCGTTGACGACTCGTAGTGGGAACAATCCCCGCGAGGGCGGGGCCGACATCCCACATCAGGTGGGAGGGGCGTGGCGTCAGAAGCGATTCCCAAACCGAGGGACGTGACTGTCACTCGAACTTCCGTGCGCATCGGGCTCGTTCGGGTGATCGCTCCGCGGCCGGCGCATAGAAGAAGGGCCTCCTGCGCAGTTCGGTGATGTCGAGTCAACGAACCATCAGGAGGCCCTGGTGTCCCACTGTGCCGTGTTCGCTCCGTCCGCGTCCAGCTCCGGCATGTCGTGCGATTGCCTCGCACACCGGCTCGGGAATGCCGCTGACCAGCCCGACCGGGCCCGCCGCTACGGCTCCGATCTGACCGACGCGGAGTGGGCGATCGTGCGGCCGCTGCTGCCGGTCCCGTCCTGGCTGAACGGCTGCGGCGGCCGCCCGGAGGGCTATTGCCACCGGCAGATGATCGACGCCGTGCGCTACCTGGTCACCGAGGGCGTGCGCTGGGCCAGCCTGCCCACCGACTTCCCCAAGTGGCGGGCGGCATACCGGTTCTTCCGCCGCTGGCGCGACAACGACTACACCAAGGAGCTCTACGGCCGACTGCGCAAGATGCTGCGCGAACTGGCCGGCAAGAAGGAGGAGCCGACCGCCGCGATCATCGACTCGCAGTCGGTCAAGGCCGACGCCACCGTCGGCGCCGCCACCCGCGGCTACGACGCCGGGAAGAAAATCAACGGCCGCAAACGACACATCGCCGTGGACACCCTCGGCCTGCTGCTGACCGTGATCGTCACCGACGCGTCGGTCAAGGACAACGACGCCGGCCGCGACCTCCTTGAACACCTGCGCGCCGAACACCACCGCATCACCCTGGTCTGGGCCGACGGCGGCTACACCGGCTGGCTGGTCGTCTTCGCCGCCGCCGTCCTGGCCCTCGCGCTGACTGTCGTCAAGCGCAGCGACGACGCCAAGGGGTTCGTGTTGCTGCCGCGCCGCTGGGTCGTGGAGCGCAGTTTCTCCTGGCTGATCCGGGCCCGGCGGCTGGCCCGGGACTACGAGACCCGCATCGACAGTGCCGAGGCGATGGCCTGGTGGGCCGCGAGCATCCCGGCCACCCGCCGCCTGGCCCGCTCCGGCCGACCGGCGCCCCGGCGCCTCAAGCGGTCCGCGGCCTGAACAGCCCCGGCCGCCCCTCGGTCAGCCAGCCCCGCTCGACCAGCCGCTTCGCCCGAAACCGCGCTGCCTGCTCCCGCGCGTCACTGGCCGACCAACCCAGATGCTCACGCATCGCCCGAGCCCGCACTCCGTCCCCGCCACCGGCGGCATCCTCGTGGACCAGGGCCACGATCCGCGCGCACTCGGGCGGCAGCACCTCGATCCCCACCCCCTCGCGCCACAGCGGGACTTCCACCCGCGGCCCAGCAGCATCCGCGGCCGGCAAATCCATCGACGCACCGACCACGACGGCTTCCTCGGCCGCCTCGGCCAGGGCCTCGACCGTCTCCTCGCGGGCGATGACCGCGCGCCGCGCGGCCTCATCCGCCTCGGCCACAGCAGCCTGAAGCCGCTCCAGCTCGGCCCGCAACTCCTCCGCCCGGGCCAGCGCCACCCGCTCGCGCCTCTCCAGCACACCCAGCACCGACGGCATCCGCCACCTCCAGCACGCCCCGCACGGACACGACGCTCCGAGCATGCCTACGACCGACGGCCACACACCTCACCTGGGAAAACGTGACCCTACCTTCGGTTTGGGACTCGCTTCTCAGGGAACATCGGCATGCCCATCCTCACTCGTGTGTTCCTGAACCCGCTGCGCCCGGGGCTCAGAAGTTTTTGGGTTCGCCGCAGGCGATGCATGCGGCTGTCGCCGGTGCGACTGCTTTGTATGACGATCCGGGCCGGTCGTTGTGGCGGCTGGACGCGGATGCGCCGCACCGGCCGGTGTTGTTGGTGTTGACGCAGGTGGAGGCCGATTTCACGCACATTGTGGAGCAGGCGGGGTGGCCGAATGTGGCCGCCGGTAGGCCGCAGGGGCGGGACTGTGGTGGTTTGTTGTCGCGGGTCGAGGCCGGTCAGCGGTATCGGTTCAGGGTGACGGCGAATCCGGTTCAGACGATGGCGTCGCAGCCGAGTGGGACCGGTGACGGTTCGTCGGGTGTGCCTCGTGAGAGGGGACGGGTACTGGGACACCGGACGGCGGCGCATCAGAGTCGCTGGTTCCTCGAGCGCACCGCGCGCTGGGGGTTCGAGGTGCCGCGGACCGGAGTGGGTGAGGAGCCGGACATGCGGATCCTTCACAGGGAACGGTTGTCCTTCGGGAAGGAGAAGGGCGCGCAGCGCGTGTCTCTCCAGACGGCAACGTTCGAGGGTGTGCTGACGGTGACAGAGCCGAAGGTGTTGGTGGATGCGCTGACGGTGGGCGTGGCAGGGCGCGGGCGTACGGGTGCGGTCTGCTGACGCTTGCTGCGGCCCAGAGAGCCGTTGCGGTCGACGCTGCGGTCCCCGATCGGTAGTAGGGGCCCGGCGAGCGCTCGGTCGGCGACCGCATCAGGTGGGAGGCCGGGGTTCGGCGAGCCGGGCGGCGACCTGGGCGCGGGAGGCGAGGCCGAGCTTGGAGAGGATGTTGGCCACGTGGGTCTCGGCGGTGCGCTGGGAGATCACCAGGCGGTCGGCGATGTCCTTGTTGGAGAGGCCTTCGGCGAGCAGCGCGGCGATCTGCTCCTCCCGGTGGGTGAGCAGGCTGCGGGCGGGCTGGTCCGCTGTGTGGTGTCCGGTGTCCAAACCGAGGGCGAAGGCCATGGCCTCCTCCTGGGTGAAGGCGGCACCCCGTTCATTGGCCCGCCGGTAGGCCGCGTCCCCCAGGGCGTCCCTGGCCTGCTGGGCGACCACGACGTGGTTGCGCCGGTCGTCCTTCGAGCCGTGGACGAAAGTGTTGAAGTCGAGCCCGAGCGGTTTGAGGAACGCGGTTGCTGCGCCCATGAGCTGGGCGCCGTGCTCGTACTCGCCGTCCGTCACGGCGCACCATCCGATGAACTC is a window of Kitasatospora sp. NBC_00240 DNA encoding:
- a CDS encoding LuxR C-terminal-related transcriptional regulator; this encodes MKVLADGTLPADVTSLVGRRTEVAELKKVLSEARLVTLSGVGGVGKTRLAMQVSREVHRAFPDGVHWVSLAEVGEPGLVGLTTMAAVGVHTMGSDAIAALIDFLRGKRLLLVLDNCEHLVDACAELVAALLRACPGVRVLATSREVLDIAGERSFVVPPLSAPGADDPTARHGGDMTDAVELFAERAAAAAPGFELTADNEQAVAALCRHLDGLPLAIELAAVRMRVLTVDELLARQGERYELLSAQGRGLLPRQQSLRATVDWSFELCSPQERLLWARLSVFVGGCDLAAAEIVCAGEGLTRSAVLDAMTGLVEKSVLMREEAQGRVRYQMLETIRQYGREQLQTTGEGAELRRRHRDRYLELAERVKEQWWFGPGQVALFSSTREEHANLRAAMEYSLTEPGQAGAGTRMAGALWIYWIVCGLPHEGTLWLERALACETEPGWQRAEALWAASLVSAYGGNPGPATVEEILAMMAECQALAEQLGDPAFLAHATYLSGFAQLRGSDPLQGFTMLTEGIELERALGEANPHLSFAQFLLTIAATLGNLGDMVTDIGGEALNACRARGDEWLQSWIVLLIGMVGVLNDREEAPGQLREAIRLKQPFRELLGIGSAVEFLAWCAMTDRDIKLAAKLFGAVTVFLKPLGLDMEQFVLQGEWSDHRNHEWVVQQAKDALGEAAYLRAFRSGTRLTQDEAIALALGEESRPEQATAAPRTALLTRREVQIADLLAEGLSNKEIADRLVIAQRTAETHVASILTKLGLTSRSQVAIWVTRQRGTGAE
- a CDS encoding IS5 family transposase, which translates into the protein MSHCAVFAPSASSSGMSCDCLAHRLGNAADQPDRARRYGSDLTDAEWAIVRPLLPVPSWLNGCGGRPEGYCHRQMIDAVRYLVTEGVRWASLPTDFPKWRAAYRFFRRWRDNDYTKELYGRLRKMLRELAGKKEEPTAAIIDSQSVKADATVGAATRGYDAGKKINGRKRHIAVDTLGLLLTVIVTDASVKDNDAGRDLLEHLRAEHHRITLVWADGGYTGWLVVFAAAVLALALTVVKRSDDAKGFVLLPRRWVVERSFSWLIRARRLARDYETRIDSAEAMAWWAASIPATRRLARSGRPAPRRLKRSAA
- a CDS encoding type I-E CRISPR-associated protein Cas6/Cse3/CasE, with product MGSPQAMHAAVAGATALYDDPGRSLWRLDADAPHRPVLLVLTQVEADFTHIVEQAGWPNVAAGRPQGRDCGGLLSRVEAGQRYRFRVTANPVQTMASQPSGTGDGSSGVPRERGRVLGHRTAAHQSRWFLERTARWGFEVPRTGVGEEPDMRILHRERLSFGKEKGAQRVSLQTATFEGVLTVTEPKVLVDALTVGVAGRGRTGAVC